One Malaclemys terrapin pileata isolate rMalTer1 chromosome 7, rMalTer1.hap1, whole genome shotgun sequence genomic region harbors:
- the THUMPD3 gene encoding tRNA (guanine(6)-N2)-methyltransferase THUMP3 isoform X1, which yields MSDTEEASDTLAEVNLDDTHKPLTENLESDPTSSLKDIVVTIGATVPTGFELTAADEVKEKLGSQSRISKDRGKIYFEISVEKLSQVHRLRSVDNLFVVVQEFTDYQFKETKEDALKDLEDLAKKLPWTDPLKVWKLNTSLKKRKTKHKKQNQQNCASKEKLYDDGGKDRANQKDADKELLDHAQNTPSLKSAEQNTEKTQEMILADDQSDGKDEFLTITGNENQAGDCKKGEVEAQVLKFRVTCNRAGDKHCFTSNDAARDFGGAVQDYFQWKADMTNFDVEVLLNIHNNEVVVGIALTEESLHRRNITHFGPTTLRSTLAYGMLRLCDPQPTDIIIDPMSGTGAIPIEGATEWPSCYHIAGDNNPQAVKRAANNICSLLKKNQNKESGTSWGIPIDTIQWDICNLPLRTSSVDVIVTDMPFGKRIGSKKKNWDLYPACLLEMSRICRPGTGRAVLLTQDRKCFAKALSKMGHLWQKGHTVWVNVGGLHAAVYLLKRTLERAGEKRSYW from the exons ATGTCAGATACTGAAGAGGCTTCTGACACCTTAGCTGAAGTGAACCTCGATGATACCCATAAACCTTTAACTGAAAATTTAGAAAGTGATCCCACCTCAAGCCTGAAAGATATCGTGGTCACTATTGGAGCTACTGTCCCAACTGGCTTTGAGTTGACAGCAGCAGATGAAGTGAAAGAGAAATTAGGATCACAGTCCAGAATAAGCAAGGACCGAGGGAAAAtctattttgaaatttcagtaGAGAAACTTTCACAG GTTCATCGTTTAAGATCAGTGGAtaatttatttgttgttgttcagGAGTTTACAGATTATCAGTTTAAAGAAACTAAG GAAGATGCTCTAAAGGATTTGGAGGACCTGGCTAAAAAACTGCCCTGGACTGACCCTTTGAAAGTATGGAAGTTAAATACCAGCCTAAAGAAGAGAAAGacaaaacataaaaaacaaaatcaacagaATTGTGCAAGCAAAGAAAAGCTGTATGATGATGGAGGAAAGGACAGAGCAAATCAAAAAGATGCTGATAAAGAGTTGCTTGACCACGCACAAAATACCCCAAGCTTGAAATCTGCTGAACAGAACACAGAAAAGACACAGGAAATGATCCTAGCAGATGACCAATCAGATGGCAAAGATGAATTCCTGACTATAACTGGAAATGAAAACCAAGCTGGCGACTGCAAGAAAGGTGAAGTAGAAGCTCAGGTGCTGAAATTCCGTGTTACATGCAATAGAGCAGGTGACAAACATTGTTTTACATCGAATGATGCAGCAAGAGAttttggtggagctgtgcaagatTACTTCCAGTGGAAGGCTGACATGACCAACTTTGATGTCGAG GTTCTCTTGAACATTCACAATAATGAAGTAGTGGTGGGCATTGCATTAACTGAAGAGAGTCTTCACAGAAGAAATATTACACATTTTGGACCCACAACTCTTCGATCCACCCTTGCTTATGGTATGCTCAG GCTCTGTGATCCTCAGCCAACTGACATTATAATTGATCCAATGAGTGGAACGGGGGCTATACCAATAGAG ggGGCTACTGAGTGGCCTAGCTGTTATCATATTGCAGGTGATAACAATCCACAGGCTGTGAAAAGAGCAGCAAATAATATCTGTTCTTTGTTGAAGAAAAATCAGAATAAAGAAAG TGGTACTTCCTGGGGCATACCCATCGATACCATTCAGTGGGATATCTGCAATCTCCCCTTGAGGACCAGCTCTGTGGATGTTATTGTAACAGACATGCCATTTGGAAAGAG GATAGGATCTAAAAAGAAGAACTGGGATCTCTACCCAGCTTGCCTTTTGGAGATGAGTCGCATCTGCAGGCCTGGGACAGGGAGAGCTGTACTACTTACCCAAGACAGGAAATGTTTTGCCAAG GCCTTGTCAAAAATGGGACACTTGTGGCAAAAGGGTCATACAGTCTGGGTGAATGTAGGGGGACTTCATGCTGCAGTTTATCTTCTGAAACGTACCTTGGAAAGAGCAGGAGAGAAAAGATCATACTGGTAA
- the THUMPD3 gene encoding tRNA (guanine(6)-N2)-methyltransferase THUMP3 isoform X2 has product MSDTEEASDTLAEVNLDDTHKPLTENLESDPTSSLKDIVVTIGATVPTGFELTAADEVKEKLGSQSRISKDRGKIYFEISVEKLSQVHRLRSVDNLFVVVQEFTDYQFKETKEDALKDLEDLAKKLPWTDPLKVWKLNTSLKKRKTKHKKQNQQNCASKEKLYDDGGKDRANQKDADKELLDHAQNTPSLKSAEQNTEKTQEMILADDQSDGKDEFLTITGNENQAGDCKKGEVEAQVLKFRVTCNRAGDKHCFTSNDAARDFGGAVQDYFQWKADMTNFDVEVLLNIHNNEVVVGIALTEESLHRRNITHFGPTTLRSTLAYGMLRLCDPQPTDIIIDPMSGTGAIPIEGATEWPSCYHIAGDNNPQAVKRAANNICSLLKKNQNKESGTSWGIPIDTIQWDICNLPLRTSSVDVIVTDMPFGKRPCQKWDTCGKRVIQSG; this is encoded by the exons ATGTCAGATACTGAAGAGGCTTCTGACACCTTAGCTGAAGTGAACCTCGATGATACCCATAAACCTTTAACTGAAAATTTAGAAAGTGATCCCACCTCAAGCCTGAAAGATATCGTGGTCACTATTGGAGCTACTGTCCCAACTGGCTTTGAGTTGACAGCAGCAGATGAAGTGAAAGAGAAATTAGGATCACAGTCCAGAATAAGCAAGGACCGAGGGAAAAtctattttgaaatttcagtaGAGAAACTTTCACAG GTTCATCGTTTAAGATCAGTGGAtaatttatttgttgttgttcagGAGTTTACAGATTATCAGTTTAAAGAAACTAAG GAAGATGCTCTAAAGGATTTGGAGGACCTGGCTAAAAAACTGCCCTGGACTGACCCTTTGAAAGTATGGAAGTTAAATACCAGCCTAAAGAAGAGAAAGacaaaacataaaaaacaaaatcaacagaATTGTGCAAGCAAAGAAAAGCTGTATGATGATGGAGGAAAGGACAGAGCAAATCAAAAAGATGCTGATAAAGAGTTGCTTGACCACGCACAAAATACCCCAAGCTTGAAATCTGCTGAACAGAACACAGAAAAGACACAGGAAATGATCCTAGCAGATGACCAATCAGATGGCAAAGATGAATTCCTGACTATAACTGGAAATGAAAACCAAGCTGGCGACTGCAAGAAAGGTGAAGTAGAAGCTCAGGTGCTGAAATTCCGTGTTACATGCAATAGAGCAGGTGACAAACATTGTTTTACATCGAATGATGCAGCAAGAGAttttggtggagctgtgcaagatTACTTCCAGTGGAAGGCTGACATGACCAACTTTGATGTCGAG GTTCTCTTGAACATTCACAATAATGAAGTAGTGGTGGGCATTGCATTAACTGAAGAGAGTCTTCACAGAAGAAATATTACACATTTTGGACCCACAACTCTTCGATCCACCCTTGCTTATGGTATGCTCAG GCTCTGTGATCCTCAGCCAACTGACATTATAATTGATCCAATGAGTGGAACGGGGGCTATACCAATAGAG ggGGCTACTGAGTGGCCTAGCTGTTATCATATTGCAGGTGATAACAATCCACAGGCTGTGAAAAGAGCAGCAAATAATATCTGTTCTTTGTTGAAGAAAAATCAGAATAAAGAAAG TGGTACTTCCTGGGGCATACCCATCGATACCATTCAGTGGGATATCTGCAATCTCCCCTTGAGGACCAGCTCTGTGGATGTTATTGTAACAGACATGCCATTTGGAAAGAG GCCTTGTCAAAAATGGGACACTTGTGGCAAAAGGGTCATACAGTCTGGGTGA